A region of Caretta caretta isolate rCarCar2 chromosome 26, rCarCar1.hap1, whole genome shotgun sequence DNA encodes the following proteins:
- the TMED4 gene encoding transmembrane emp24 domain-containing protein 4 encodes MLRALLPGMALAQFSSRAGQPSDCACASSSIPREPWQRMRGRSGEGVGLSMVGGGGEWVPGMLRTVAALVLLAQLAGRGAHALYFHIGETEKRCFIEEIPDETMVIGNYRTQLWDKQSESFLPSTPGLGMHVEVKDPDGKVVLSRQYGSEGRFTFTSHTPGEHQICLHSNSTRMALFAGGKLRVHLDIQVGEHTNNYPEIAAKDKLTELQLRARQLLDQVEQIQKEQNYQRYREERFRMTSESTNQRVLWWSIAQTIILILTGIWQMRHLKSFFEAKKLV; translated from the exons ATGCTCAGAGCCCTTCTCCCAGGCATGGCGCTTGCGCAGTTCTCCTCCAGGGCCGGGCAGCCGAGTGATTGCGCATGCGCGTCGTCTTCAATCCCCAGGGAGCCGTGGCAGCGCATGCGCGGTAGGTCGGGAGAGGGAGTGGGGCTGTCCATGGTCGGCGGCGGTGGGGAGTGGGTGCCCGGGATGCTGCGGACAGTGGCAGCCTTGGTGCTGCTGGCGCAGCTGGCGGGCCGGGGGGCGCATGCGCTCTACTTCCACATTGGGGAGACCGAGAAGCGCTGCTTCATCGAGGAGATCCCGGACGAGACCATGGTGATcg GGAATTACCGCACGCAGCTGTGGGACAAGCAGTCAGAGTCGTTCCTGCCCTCCACGCCGGGGCTGGGCATGCACGTGGAAGTGAAGGATCCTGATGGAAAG GTGGTTCTGTCCCGGCAGTATGGCTCAGAGGGCCGCTTCACCTTCACCTCGCACACCCCAGGCGAGCACCAGATCTGCCTGCACTCCAACTCCACGCGCATGGCGCTCTTCGCAGGTGGCAAGCTG CGTGTGCACCTGGACATCCAGGTTGGAGAGCACACCAACAACTACCCCGAGATTGCAGCGAAGGACAAGCTGACAGAGCTGCAGCTCCGAGCCCGGCAGCTGCTGGACCAAGTGGAGCAGATCCAGAAGGAGCAGAACTACCAAAGG TACCGGGAGGAGCGGTTCCGCATGACCAGTGAGAGCACCAACCAGCGGGTGCTGTGGTGGTCCATCGCCCAGACCATCATCCTCATCCTCACCGGCATCTGGCAAATGAGACACCTCAAGAGCTTCTTCGAGGCCAAGAAACTGGTTTAA
- the LOC125626547 gene encoding interleukin-1 family member 10 isoform X2 — MGDSEPRAGLEAHPSEIHEKPAAQMKVFKYRLWDVAQKSLYLRNNQLVAGYLQGPNSALEEKICWVPNRSFEREKFPIILGVQDGRRSLACGTGALPALQLEDVNITELSRGGEETTRFTFFRSYKDGMWRFESAANPGWLLCTSAQSNEPLGLTTSPDAAHIVDFYFQLC, encoded by the exons ATGGGCGACTCGGAGCCACGGGCGGGCCTGG AGGCACATCCATCCGAGATTCATGAAAAGCCAGCCGCCCAGATGAAAGTCTTCAAGTACCG CCTTTGGGATGTGGCCCAGAAGTCTCTCTACCTGCGGAACAATCAGCTGGTCGCTGGCTATTTGCAAGGGCCCAACTCTGCGCTGGAAG agAAAATTTGCTGGGTCCCCAACCGCTCCTTCGAGCGGGAGAAGTTCCCCATCATCCTGGGCGTCCAGGACGGGCGCCGCAGCCTGGCATGTGGGACGGGCGCCCTGCCCGCGCTGCAGCTGGAG GACGTGAACATCACGGAGCTGTCCCGGGGCGGTGAGGAAACCACCCGCTTCACCTTCTTCCGCTCCTACAAGGACGGCATGTGGCGCTTCGAGTCGGCTGCCAACCCAGGCTGGCTGCTCTGCACCTCCGCCCAGTCCAACGAGCCCCTGGGCCTCACCACCAGCCCGGATGCTGCCCATATCGTTGACTTCTACTTCCAGCTGTGCTGA
- the LOC125626547 gene encoding interleukin-1 family member 10 isoform X1 has protein sequence MGCPVCWLSYLIVLFLCGFCSEAHPSEIHEKPAAQMKVFKYRLWDVAQKSLYLRNNQLVAGYLQGPNSALEEKICWVPNRSFEREKFPIILGVQDGRRSLACGTGALPALQLEDVNITELSRGGEETTRFTFFRSYKDGMWRFESAANPGWLLCTSAQSNEPLGLTTSPDAAHIVDFYFQLC, from the exons ATGGGTTGTCCGGTGTGTTGGCTCAGTTACCTGATAGTGCTTTTTCTCTGCGGTTTCTGTTCAGAGGCACATCCATCCGAGATTCATGAAAAGCCAGCCGCCCAGATGAAAGTCTTCAAGTACCG CCTTTGGGATGTGGCCCAGAAGTCTCTCTACCTGCGGAACAATCAGCTGGTCGCTGGCTATTTGCAAGGGCCCAACTCTGCGCTGGAAG agAAAATTTGCTGGGTCCCCAACCGCTCCTTCGAGCGGGAGAAGTTCCCCATCATCCTGGGCGTCCAGGACGGGCGCCGCAGCCTGGCATGTGGGACGGGCGCCCTGCCCGCGCTGCAGCTGGAG GACGTGAACATCACGGAGCTGTCCCGGGGCGGTGAGGAAACCACCCGCTTCACCTTCTTCCGCTCCTACAAGGACGGCATGTGGCGCTTCGAGTCGGCTGCCAACCCAGGCTGGCTGCTCTGCACCTCCGCCCAGTCCAACGAGCCCCTGGGCCTCACCACCAGCCCGGATGCTGCCCATATCGTTGACTTCTACTTCCAGCTGTGCTGA